ACGATAATAAAAAAACTCGCCATAAAAGGCGAGTTTGGATTGTATCATATACAAAAAATAAAAAGTTATTTTTAGTAATTCGGTGCACAGTATGGCACAAGTGCCATAGTCCGCGCTTTCCTGATTTCACCAGAAAGCATACGTTGATGTCTACAGCAGGCACCTGAAATACGTGATGGTAGAATTTTACCACGCTCAGTTAAAAAACCACGCAAAAAAACTGCATTTTTGTAATCTAAATGCTGCAATGCATGCTGATCACTTTCACAAAAGCGACATTGTTTTTTACCCTTAAGTGCTTGACGACGAAAACGTTTTTTTAATAAACGCGCACTAATTTTTAATTTTATTTTCTTAGTCATTGCTTACCTCTGCTTCTTTATCAGTTATAGCAACATT
This genomic window from Candidatus Dependentiae bacterium contains:
- a CDS encoding 30S ribosomal protein S18; protein product: MTKKIKLKISARLLKKRFRRQALKGKKQCRFCESDQHALQHLDYKNAVFLRGFLTERGKILPSRISGACCRHQRMLSGEIRKARTMALVPYCAPNY